The Thermomicrobiales bacterium sequence AGTCTTGTGCAGTGCCGAGATCGTGTCGTAGTGATCTTCACCAGACTTGTCATAGGTGGCGGCGCGGCGCTGGGCGGCTTCCTGGACGAGTGCAACATCGATCCGCTTGTCGTCCAGTCCGGCGGCAGCGAACTCGAGCGTGTTCAGCGCGAAACGCGCGTCACCGTTCGCCAGGTTGACCAGCAGGTCGATGGCTTCGTCGTCGATCCGAATGTCTCTTCGTCCCAAACCCCGCTCGGTGTCTGCCAATGCAAGCCGGATGATCCGCTCGATATCGGCATCGGTGAGCGGCTGGAGCACAACAACCCGCGAGCGGGAAAGCAAGGGCGAATTGACCTCGAACGATGGGTTCTCCGTCGTCGCGCCAATGAGAATGACCGTACCGTCCTCGACATATGGCAGGATCGCGTCTTGCTGCGCCTTGTTGAAGCGGTGGATCTCGTCGATGAACAGGACAGTTCGCTGGCCATGCATGCCGAGCCGGTCGCTGGCGTCCTTGATGGCGGCACGCAAATCGGCAACACCCGAGGAGACCGCGCTGACCGAAACGAAATGCGCGCGTGTGGCATTGGCGATGATACGGGCGATGGTGGTTTTCCCGGTGCCCGGTGGACCCCAAAGAACAATGGAGGAGAGTTGATCGGCCTCGATCGCGCGGCGGAGCAGGGCGCCTGGTCCGAGCAGCTTCTCGTGACCGACGAGCTCGTCCAGCGAGCGCGGACGCATGCGCGCGGAGAGCGGCGCCTTGCGGGCGAGCTGATCCTCCTTGTTCGCGCTGAAGAGATCGCCGGAATAGGAGCTGGACGACGAA is a genomic window containing:
- a CDS encoding replication-associated recombination protein A gives rise to the protein MPSSSSSYSGDLFSANKEDQLARKAPLSARMRPRSLDELVGHEKLLGPGALLRRAIEADQLSSIVLWGPPGTGKTTIARIIANATRAHFVSVSAVSSGVADLRAAIKDASDRLGMHGQRTVLFIDEIHRFNKAQQDAILPYVEDGTVILIGATTENPSFEVNSPLLSRSRVVVLQPLTDADIERIIRLALADTERGLGRRDIRIDDEAIDLLVNLANGDARFALNTLEFAAAGLDDKRIDVALVQEAAQRRAATYDKSGEDHYDTISALHKTLRGSDPDASLYWLARMLERGDDPLYVARRLVRFASEDVGLADPQALQLAMAAQQAIHFLGMPEGALALAELVVYLALAPKSNAVYRAYGAVREDVESTRNDPVPIHLRNAPTGLMKDLGYGKGYRYAHDFDEGIVAQQNLPENLAGRRYYRPTDRGFERDLTNRLRRVREIYETANETPEEQE